CTTCTCCCTCACCAACACCACAtggagcagcccagggtgggGCAGATGGTTTTGTGGGTGTCCCAcacccccagggctctgccagcaccagcacctACTTGTTTCCAGAAcaacccctccctcccttgcccAGCACTACACAGCCACGGCTCTGacataataataatttattggTTCAAATGACATTTAGTACCACAGTTGTCTtaccagtgacagaacaaatGCAACACAGCCGATGAGATGCTCTCAGTTACACACACCAACCTAAGGAACGCGTTGGACGGGTCCATGTCTGGGGCTGGTCCTTCCGTGGACACCAGAAATGTCACTTTGGGGTAAAAATCCAGCACCTGGTGTGCAGGTCCCAGCCCGCCCGCCCCGACTGCAGGAATTGTAAGTGCTCAACACCGTGCTGAAACGTCACTTcaagcagctttttctttttggcagaaaaaaaaaatcaacaaaaaaaattgagagaattattaggggaaaaaagagcaacCACTAAGACTGGAGAAAGGACATACCTGCTGGGGGTGGGCTGAGACAGGCCTTGATGTGCCTGTCAGCAAAACTGCACCTAAAACTCAACCCTCCCAACTCCATACGGGGCTCCCAAAAGGCTGCAATCACCTCGAAACCTTGAAACTGGAATGACCCAGGGAGTAGAGCACAGGCCTGGCCCCcaaagctctgctttcctggcaTCACTGCATGGGTTGGTCTCCcttgcagggctgcagggctggggcaacACTGCTCTGTCCCGACTGAgtcccctcctccctgcccctcatTAAGCAGTAAAAAGGCTGCTGATGCCCATTTCCTCTATTTCTGAATCCCATTTGATCCTATCTGGGTCTGGCATCACCACCACTCCCGAGGGAGGTAATTTGCATATCATTTTACCCCCATGCCACCGGAAGGCCCAGCCATTGTGCACAGCACCATTTCAGGTGTTTCCAGGCTGCCATTTCCCATCCCACGAGGATGTCACCGCTACGGGACTCGCAGCCCCCCCAAAAGGGCTGGCAGCCAGCTGGGACTGTGGATAtgctcagctccagcacccagggacctgcacatggggaaaaaagccccaTTTCTCCCTGGGATGTGCCACCAACAGTCTTTGCCATGCTGCTGAAGCCAGGTGGGACACCCCTTTCAGCAGGTGTGAGGTGATGGAGTGGCAGGACCACCTGTTCCATCCCGTGGAGCAGCTACAGAGGTGAATGTCAAGCTGGATCAGCATCTTCTCCAAAGTTCCACTGCTGTCCTTCTCGGTTTCTGACATGATCAAGTGAATGATGAGGGGAAAGGGAagtagtattattattattactgttattattattattaattatttttaacatttcaaataaaaccaCGTTGTGTTGTAAACAGAAGCTCACTCCTCAGGTCTGCCCAGCCAGTCCCAGCTAAGGTTTATGCTTGAAATGGGCTTCcactaaaaggaaaaagcagagaaattaaagTTAAAATCAGGATAAGCACTGGCAGGCCCTGCAAAAGCCCACCCTGCTAATGGTTCTTGTCTTGCTGATACTCCTTGGCTCCGATTATTCTTACAACTGTATGATTGATCCTTACAGCACCACAGACATCATACCAGAAGCAATGAAGAGGGAAAGGAtaccatcctcctcctcctcccagcatGAACCTCTCCCTGCTCAAACAGCCTGTATCTTCCCCTGGGCATCCTTCATGGGCTGCCCCACTCACATCACACAGGAGTTGTTGCATCCCCAATGCCACTCCAGCCATCCCATCCTCCAACACATGGGGAACAGCAGAGCCAAGGCTGGCATCCAGCCCCCACCAGGAGACACACCTGCGTATTCCTGAGGCAGCATCGGCCGGCTTATCACTTTCTGAAAGGTCGTAATCCACTCCAGCTGGTCATCCTCTGTCTCGCAGGCGAAGAGGAATTTCCGATCCGGGGTGACGATGGTTATCCCGTGCTGCCAGTGGTTTCCCTGCGTGGAGGGTGGGAGTCCTTCCAGCACCTTGTAGCTGTTTTCCTTGCTCCCAATAAAAACTTCCCCTCTAGCAAAGGCATCCTAGGAGACAGCAGAGCAGTCAGGCAGGTGTGAGTGTGaagggagcactgggacacGGCTCACTCTGCATCAGCCACAAGTCCCATTAACCAAaccccaacagcagcagccaccccGTGCACCCCTGCTCATCCCCCAGGGGTACCCACAATACAGCACCAACACTAGGGAGCCAAAACCCAAGGTAGAATGTCCAATGGACAGAACTTCTAAAGAATTTTTGGTGAGTATCCATGCACCGGTCTACTGCCTCCTGGACACCAGGAAGAGTCACCAAGCAGTGACAATTCCATGCCCTCTTGGCTCTCCCACCAGCCTGAGCTTCACTGCagattattactattattattactattattcttatttttactAGTATTATTATTGCAGACAATTCccaacaggcagaccagacACCTTTATCTTACCAGGGGATCTTTGAAATACATGAGCCGTCGGTCATCCATGGTGAACCATCGCTTCTTGAATCCCTCTGTTTGCTGAAGAGTCAAAAAATGCTCAATTACACACTGAAACAGCACAGCTTCTCTCTTACCAGGCACCATTCAGGAGTCTCAAGGCATTTGGAGGAGCCTGGTTGGCTGGAGGAGTTGGGAACAGGTGGTTTCTGGGCTGTCACAAGCCACCACAGCCAGGGTTTGGGCCAGGGGGGGCTTGCAGGAAGTGGCAGTGAGTTTGTGCTgttgctttggattttttttttaaatttgctcCCTAATGAGGAAAATGTATGCCAAGGGTTGGCTGTCCCACCAGTGACCCCTTCTCAGGGCTGTACAGAGCAAGACTCATGTTTGGAGGGaatgagaaatatttcacaTCCTACCTTTGGCCCCGTTTTCTCCATGTATCCTTCCTTCAGGTAGTTTCTAGAAAGCTTTGGCACCAGCTGGAGCAAAGTGTAAAGAAAAGAGAGCAGTGTCAGgtggaaggggctggggggatCACTGGAAGGAAAGCCAcactgagctgctcccagctctgagcCCACCTCATGGCTCTGGCTGAGTGATTCAGTTCTGCTCCTTCACAGCACTCAGAAGAGGCAGGTTCACAACCATGAAACATCTTTGACcactgcaccagcacagccaaaaGGAacccccagggtgctggggcagccagGGAAGGAGCCACCCTGGCCCACAATTGGATCCCTCCCAGGCAGAAGTCAGGGAAGGCAATTAGGTTTCAAAATCTACAGTCAAGGGCGTAGCAGACAGTAATCAATGACAACCACCACCAGTGATGTTACCAACTGcaacccacagccctggctgccagTGCAGCCGCTGGAATTGCATTAGCAAAGGGTAATACAATTAGCAGCTCCAGCACCCGGAAAACACAGACAGAGATTCATgagtcaggctgtgctgccctgcacACAAGAACTCATCCAGAGACTTGGCTATGGCACTGACATCCTTCTGCCTTCCTCTTTCCTACCTTCCAGCCTTTGTTTCAGCTTTTTGGTGTTACAGCAACAGAAAAGCACGTGGCAGTGCTGGAGTTACGCACACACACAACTCATGTTGTGAAGCTGAACACGTGTGAGTGCACATGGTTTCCAAGGCTGGATGTTGGGAACAGGTGCTGCACGTGGGCTTGACATCCCACCACAGTCAATTCAGCCCAGTAATTGTAACAAATGCTCTGAAGGACTGAGCACTCCCCAGGCTTTTCAGCTTGTTACCAAGATGCTAAAACTGagcaagaggagaaaacaaaaaaacccaaacaaccaaaactgCGGGAACACTCACATCAGCATCACTGGCTCCAGGGAAAGCCACTTGTAAGTAATGGAAACGTGCTGCCCGGATGGCGTTGAACCAATCCACTATTTcctaataaaaagaaagaaaagcacagtgatGAATGTAGTCTGCACACAAAATAACCTGATCCTGCTGCATTTCATCTCTCCCACAAATGTCCCCAGTGTCAGGGCACAGTGTAGCAGCAATTCtaaaaaatacagaatgcaGCAAACAGGTAAATCCAGCTGCTGTCTCAGGCTTGCCAGATGTGCACAGGGCAAAAATCTGTCTCCATTTTTCCACCCTACAAAACAGCTGGTTTGTAACTTCTTTAGTTTTAAactcattttttcatttgtctctGGTGAGACTCATGAGCTTGCATTACACCAGGTGCCTCTTGGAAGGTTTAACTGAGAAATGCCACATTAATTTCATGTGATCCTCACTGGGAGCTCTCAAACACTGCCTTGTGGTCTGAGGGTGTTGGCAAAGCAAAGGCACCTTGGAAGGGAGATAAACAGCTGCCCTCCCTGGgatgctgagctgcaggagagggagggatgctGAGCTGTCCAGCTGTCACTAACACACATGAAGCTTCACACGTCAGGGACATGTTCAATGAGCCAGACTTAATCCTAAAATAAACACTGTCAAGCCTTTCAGGTGAGGTCGCTGTAGTGTAAGAAAGACCATATCAAAGGAGACGTCAGCCTTCGGGAAGATTTAAACTtttcatgctttaaaaatggTTGGGGTGTGGGGGAAAGGCCCTTACGTTAAATTTTTGAGATCTCAGTTTTAAAGAGTTGAATTGGGGGTGTCTCAAAATCGTGTAATGTGGCAAAAAGACACcctcaaatatttaaaagctttgctttggtttgttaAGCTACTCCAAGTTGAAgggaacaaaatgaaaacatagtAGCATATACACAGATAATATTTTGGAAAACTCTGACCTACTTGTCTGAGGTTTTACTCACTTATCACTTGCTTTTCTACCCTAAGCAGCTAAGGAGACCCCAGATAGCATCACAAAGAGGATCAGTGAGAGGAATTCACTCGTGAAGTTAATGATGACCAAACCAGGCTGAAGGTAATAAGCTGCAATGTCAAAAGGTTGATATGTCATACAATCATCAACTGGATGGCTATTTATATCTATAGATATGTATTTGTATGTGTATTTATCTATCTGTGGGTCTCTTTCTTGATTGTGATGCAGAAAAGCAGAGGCTGAAACCTCTCACTGACTTCCAACAGTCAATTCCTTCTTGGGATATTGATCACCAATCACCAGAAATAGGATTTGGtcaaattcttccctgggagagtGGTAAgacactgacacaggttgcccagagaagctgtggctgccccatgtctggaagtgttcaaggccaggtctgatggggcttggagcagcctggtctagtggaaggcgtccctgcccatggcaggggtttggaataaaatggtctttaaagttcttttcaacgcaaaccattttgtgattctatgaaatgtgaGACAGGAGCCTAAATCAGGCTCAAGCATTTTAGATTAGGGAGAAGCAGCACCTCTGGAGTACAGAGGG
This genomic window from Pithys albifrons albifrons isolate INPA30051 chromosome 16, PitAlb_v1, whole genome shotgun sequence contains:
- the ADAP1 gene encoding arf-GAP with dual PH domain-containing protein 1 isoform X2, which codes for MASNGNNVAKAKYESKMPPFYYKPTFLDCQLLREQWIRAKYERKEFIHSEKQEPYSAGYREGFLWKRGRDNGQFLSRKFVLSEREGALKYFNKNDAKEPKAIMKIEHLNATFQPAKIGNPHGLQITYLKDNSTRNIFVYHEDGKEIVDWFNAIRAARFHYLQVAFPGASDADLVPKLSRNYLKEGYMEKTGPKQTEGFKKRWFTMDDRRLMYFKDPLDAFARGEVFIGSKENSYKVLEGLPPSTQGNHWQHGITIVTPDRKFLFACETEDDQLEWITTFQKVISRPMLPQEYAVEAHFKHKP